The window ATTCATCTGTTCACTCCTGTTCAGCCTTTCTATGGCAAGGGCCCAGACTATAGAATCCGCAAGCCGCAGCACAACAGGTTATATCAAAAGCGATGGGACCATAGAAAATAGCAGCCGTTCAACAGTAGGCTATATTAAAAGTGACGGTACTATTGAAAACAAAAATCGCAGCACTATTGGCTATATCAAGAGCGATGGAACCATAGAAAACCAGAATCGTTCAACGGTAGGATACGTTAAAAAAGATGGCACTGTAGAAAACAGCAGCCGTTCAACCCTCGGGTATATTAAAGATGACGGAACGGTGGAAAATAGCAGCCGAAGTACTATTGGGTATGCTAAAGGGATTAAAAAGGAATGGGCAGCAGTAGTATATTTCTTTTTTAAATTGGACTAATCAAAGGCCTGAAATGAAACTGGTTCTCAATATCGGTTTTATCATGTCCGGTCTTTATTGTAAGGAGCATGAACATTTTTGGGTGCTGAAATATTTTGGAACTTATCCAGAATACTCCATAAATTATAATCAAATGATTGTAAAAATGAATAAAGAAATCAATGAACTCCTTTATTACTATAACCAAGAAGGAGAAGAAGGATATGATCTGAGTGAAGTACAGCTCCTTGAAAAAATAGATATTGACAGGGTAGAAAAACTAAAACTGCTGCTTTATAGTGACCATCAGTATATTGCATATCAGGCTATGCTTATTTTACTGGCATGGTCAATACCCGAAGGCTTTGAAATGCTTGATCGCTT of the Chryseobacterium capnotolerans genome contains:
- a CDS encoding 5-fold beta-flower protein produces the protein MKKIVFICSLLFSLSMARAQTIESASRSTTGYIKSDGTIENSSRSTVGYIKSDGTIENKNRSTIGYIKSDGTIENQNRSTVGYVKKDGTVENSSRSTLGYIKDDGTVENSSRSTIGYAKGIKKEWAAVVYFFFKLD